The window ATGCTGTTGTCTCCCGCATCGTCGCCGGGAAGTGCAGCGTGTCAATCCCATCGGGCTCGAGCGTGGCAGTCAGCTCGGTTGTCGGATCGACGATGGAGTCATCGACACTCTCGGGGCCATACGTATTGTAGCGCGTGAATGTCTCTGCCACCGCATCGATGTGGGCGCGAATTGCCGGCAAGCGAATGGGGCGGGACGCCCAGCCACGTGTCTCCAGCTCGCGGTACTGGCGGCGCCGGGAGTCAACGGCATTGTTGCCCACATCAAGCCCGTAGCGAACCGTGTCGGGTTTGATTGCCAGCGAGATTTGGAAATGGTCGTCGGGGCCGGTGCCGGGCTCATCGGGAATGATGGTAATCCGCGCCAGTTGCTTCAGATTCGTCGGACCGCGGCGGAAGTCCTGAATCTCGGTCCGGAGGCTATCGCCCCCGACGGCCGACTCGAGGACAGTCGCCAGCATGCGCAGATGGTGTTTGATCCGCGGGGCAAGCAGGGTGTAGTAGACGCCACCCAGAATGGTGTACGGCCGCCAGGAGGTTTTCCCGGTGGTATCGCTTCCGAAATCGCGGAGCGTGGCTTCGTATTTCTTCTCGCTCAGCCGGCCGCTTAGGTGTGCATTCACCAGCTCCTGGCGTACCGTCGTCAGTGTTTGCTGGTCGTCATCGTCGCCCCGGTAGTGGTCGATGAGCCCATCGGGCAGCTCCCCCATTGCCGCTTTGAAGATGGATACCTCGTTGCGTTTGTCTCGCTCGGGTTCGACATCCAGGATACGAAGGTGGCGGGCCGTATCCCAGAGATAGTTGAGGAGGTATTCGTGGGTGGTGTCCGGAAAGGTGCCAAGCCCCATCTCGCGGGCAAGCGCCGCAATCAGATCCGGATCGATATCGATCGGGTCGTCGTCGCTGGTGGCGGTATCCAGGATCTGGAATTCTTCCTCAAGCGCGACGGCGATATCCGATGTCCAGGTATCGAAGGCGGCCGTGAGCTCCTCATCGGTCAGATCGAGCTCTTCGACATGGCCGGTGATGTCTCCCTCTCGGTAGGGCCCCCAATCACAGAAGTATTCGAGAAGCGCTTCGGCCGCCGGCGCGTACTCATCGCCCGTTGGCGTGGCGGCAAGGTCGCCAAACTGGGTGAGTGCGCTATGGATTGCTGAGAGATTGAATTCGTAGTCGCCAGATTCGACCAGGGGTTGGCGTTCGCTCGGCTCCGGGCGCGTGAACGGCTTGCGGGCTTGGGTTTGGACACGTTCAACGAGCTTGGGGAGTTGCTCCTCGTCGCAAAGCTCGGTGACGGTGTGGCGCCAGTCGACATAATTGTCCAGCAGATCGTTGACGTCGCTGACGGGGACGGCGCGGCTTTCGGGGAGGATATAGTGCCAGTCGACATCGATCGTATTCTCGGCGGCGCCGTCGTAGTGTTTCTGGGCATCGGTATCGACGACGCGGGGTTCATCAGAGCGAACCGTGCCGTAGGCGATGAGTGTTGCTGTGCGGCTGTGGTGTGCGAAGATGGCGTCACCACTGCGTGGTTTGTCGGCCTGATCGTAGTAATCCGCGCTATAGGTGACCGCCTCACCGGCGTGGAGGGGGCGTGCACCGCGGTCCGGGCGAGGATTGTCTTCAGTGTCGTTTACGTTGATTCGCCAGACAGCCATCGGTTATCAATGTGACAGCACCGACTGGTATAGGTGTTCGGCCGGTCGGATATCATCCCCCCACCAGCAGTGGCGACCCGCTCGAATGCTCCAACACGAACGGACCCCCGTGTGGGGCAAAATCGGATTCGCCTGCCTCAGACGTCCTCCGTCGGCAGGGCATAATATTAGGTGGCCACATGTGGGGAAGGGCGTAGAGATAGCAAGGCGGTGGTGGGCAGTCACACCGCCGTGAAGTGGGCGCGCGGATTTTGCTATCGGTCAAGATACCCTGAATACGGGAGAATTGAGAGCCATACCCCTCGAATCGACATAACACTAATTACTTCTCACCCACTCATACCAAATGTATGACAGTCTCTTGGATAAAAATAACCGCGTTTGGGTCACTGCTCACAATCCTTGCCGCGGCTCCGTTCCTGCTCGGAATGGGAAGTGTGCTGTCTAACGCGAGTGTACAGGGCGCAGATGTTGAGGGTGTGTATCGGGTAATGAATCTTGCAGTGGGCGCGCTCAAGACGTTGGTTCCACTCACCGCTGTGGGGGCCCTTGTTCTCGCCTTTTTTCAATTTGCAGGGGGGATGGCATAGATGTCAGACTGGGACGACGCGGATGACTTGGCGACTGTCGTAGCCGTCTTACTCGCGGGTGGCCCGCTTATCTATCTAACTCGGAATACTGGCGAATTGTCTTTCTCTGAAGCATGGGCGGTGGGTGAGTATGTGATTCGGACAGTTGCGGTCCCCGCCTTCGGTTTGATTATCTTATGCTGGGTTCTTCTCAAGGCGGTACCGCTCATAGACACCTTCGCAGACTGGTAATAGTGAGTAAAACTGGGTTTAGTTCCACTTTCACCGAGGTTGGCTAGTTGTTAAACAAGAGTGGTTTGAATCATTATCTGCAATGAGTATCAAAGTAGAGTGGTACGATAGCAGTGGAACTTCCCACAGTCAGGAGTGTGAGTACATAGATGAAGGCGAGAATGGTATCTTTTTATACCAAAATCCAGGAGCTGACCAAATCGGATATGTACCGTACGATAATTTGGAACACGTAATCCCCTCTGAATAGGACTAAAGCCGCTTCTTTTGTGCAGGAATACCTACCCCTACTATGCGCGAGTAGGGACCCGTCTACTCTGTAATCTTGACGGGGGACCCTTGGGTGTGGTATCGGTCGGATTCGAGTGGCGCGCGAGATGTGGCGAAGCGCCTACGTATCCGATTGATAGAGTAGTTTGGCGCGGTCGATCCCGACTGTCGGGTAAAACGCCCGAATCTGTGTAGACAATTGGCTACACAATACAGTTACTCTCCTAGAATAGACGACGAAGGATGTCTAACAGGGTTTGATACTCGGTAAAATCGAGTGTATTGTTAACATTCAATCGAGGTCAATGGTCTCTTGGAAAAACTGAGCCGCTTCCTGACGGGCGTCTTTGTCTACCTGCTGATGATCCTCGAAGATAGACTCCTGTTCAGCAATAGGATCGTGAAATGTTGAAGCAGGCTGGCCAGCCGGCGGCTGCGGGCTCAGTTGCTCGGAGCTTGAAGCGATGAGTTTGACCCGGTACTGGAATCTGAATCTACACCAGCTGTGTTGATTTGGCGGTCGCAGGCATCGCCTCCGTCGTTTCGGCGAAGGGCGGACTCCGGGGGCGAGGAGTTATCATTGCGGCCGGTGCCGGGTGGGTCCTTGCAAACATGATCATGACCGCTCTCAACCCCCCGATCTGACGACGCTGGCTCGGCTTGTCGGTTGTCGCTATCCTGCCCCCACGACTGCTGGAGGCATGACGGTGTCACATGTCGGTGGACACGCCCAGCTGGTCGCTGTCGCTGCTACCCGACGCGAACACAGATCGTTGCGGGATTGCGCGTCGGTGGGGGCCGCCCACGGGCAGGAGCTGCTGTCACGGCTGTTTGGACAGTCTCCTGCCGGGTGTCCCGGAATGAATCCAGTGATGGAGGCGACGCTGTCTCGGGCTCGCTCACTCCGTCTGTCTCCACAGCCAGCCGTGGCTCGTATGTCTGATACCCGCCACTCGCAGCCGACTGTACCACGCCGCGGTCGCGAAGCGCCGCCACCTGCCGATTCCACGTGTTCGGGTGCATGTCGAGTCGCGCCAGAATATCCTGCCGGCCGGCCTCCTGTTCGATGAGGAGTGACTGCAGAATGCGGCCTGCCGAGTCGGGAAGCTCCGGACACACCCGCGAGGCCGGCAGCCGCGCAAGCGCCTGGTCGATTGCCCGCCGCGTGAGTCGCTCCTCGCCGTGTGACTCGGGCAGCCGCGTGACGATATCCGCCAGCAAATGCGGATCAAGCCGGCCGTCGGCCGGGGCACACACCCGCCGACATCGGTCCAGCAGCCGTCTGCACCGCTTGGATGGCGTGGCCGCCCCATTCTTGCCGTCGGGTGTCTCGATGGTGTAGCCACGCGCACGGGCGCCAGCAGCCAGCTGCCGCGCCAATCGCGCGGGCGTCGCCGCATCCGTGAGCGTCAGCTCGAGTGGCGGCTCGACGGGCTCGCCATCCCCGTCGGTGCGCAGCCGTCGGTGTTCCCGCCGAATGGCGCGGCCAATCGGCGCCTGCAGCTCGCTCATGTCCGGGCCGGAGATGACCCAGTTGGTCGTCAGCTCAGCCGTCGTATTCGATTCAATCGCGGGCGGCAAGCGGCGTCTGAGTTTCTCGATCCCCCAGTCGAAGGCGTCGGGATCAGCAACTTGCCGCAGCCAGCTGTGCCACCCCGTCTCCGACGCGTAGACGGCGTGTTTCGGAATCGTATGCTGCCAGAAGGCGAGGAAGTCACGCCGGTAATACTGATCGTCGCGAATCTGGGCGGCCTGCGGGACGCGCACGTTGATGATTGGCTCGTAGCCCGCCGCATACAACAGACTCGTCATGCTCGTGATGAGCCCGTGCAGCCGGCGGAAACAGGCGGCTCGCTCCGCCGGGTCACCACGCTGGCCATGCGGGCCCGTCAGCCGGCCCACGTCTGCGAGGAGCTGCGCCCGAAGCGTCTGCCACCGGTCGAGCGTTCCCTCACGGGCCGTTGGCTCCTCGCCCGTCCACCCGACTTGCAGGCCGTTCACGAGCATCTGCCGGGCCGAGACATCCAGCGTGCGCTCGTCGAGTGGCGCGTCAAACGATTCAAACAGCTCGCCAAAGTCGCTGCCAACGTGGGTGGCGTCCAGACACCGCGCCATCACACGGGGCGAACATACACTCGCCGCGATGCGACCCAGGGTGGCCAAGGGATCAAGCGCGTATTGGACCATCACGAGGAGCTCATCACCGACGGCCTGTGACACGTACCCCACCCGACTGTCGCCCTTTGTGGCCTGGTGCCAGTCGGTGACCGGCGAATCAACCACCGCGATGTCCGTCTCGCCCGTCAGGGGCGCCGTCGTCCGTCGATGTAAGGGCTCTGCTGCCGTTTCCGGTGTCTCCCCACCCAGCCACCGGGTCCACTCGCCCGTCTTATCGGGGTCGCCCGTCCGTGCCAGCGCCGCTTCACTGGCTGGCCCATCGACCACCCCAGCTCCACTGCGGCGCAGGCCCACTGTACTGGGGGAACCGTTGTGGGTATCGGTACACTGGCTGGCCAACTGCTGTTGGGCGGGGTCCCGCACCGTCTCCCCACCCGGACTGACGTACTCACTGGCGGCCACGCCAGCTGGCGTGAGCGACAGCTCGGATGGCGTCGCCGGGCTCGTGTGGCGATGATACTCGACAAGCCCCGCATCGGCCAGCCGCCGCGCGTACACGTACAGCGACGCATCTGCGACCGTCACAGTCGGCGCCTCGGCCAACGACGGCAGTGATAAGCGGTGGTCCGGGGCCTCGGCAAGTGCCGCGACTAGCTGCGCCGGGCCCGTGTCGCCGGTGGCCTGGGTGGCCCACTCCCGGGCCGTCGTGATGGCCGCCTCATCGTGGCCACCCTCGGGGGACCCATCGCGACCAGCTGTTAGGTCACTGCCTGGGAGCTCACGACACTCATGCGTGGCGAGCCACTCGCTGTGGCGGGCCTGCAACCACTGCCGCGTCGCCGTCGATGCGACGATAACTTCGACTCGACAGGCCTCGGCGACTGTACTTAGGGCAGCCAGCGACCGCGCGGCCGTCTCACGCCGGACATCGGTCCAGTCGCCCGCAAACTCCACACGAACCGTGGGGGTGTACGAGGCCTGCGCGAACACCGCAACCGGCCCCGTCGCAAGTGTCTCGCGCCAGTCGGATTCGAAGCGAACCCCGCCGGGCGTCCCGAGCTGGGTGAGCTGGCGGCGCAGTTGCTGTTCATACTGTGGCGGGCCATCAGCCGAGGCCGTCGGGCCAAACCGCGTCGCGTACCGCGCCAGCCGGTCGGCGTAGATGCCACCCTGGGCCGTAATCCCGGCCTCGCGCAGCTGATCGAGAAACTGGGCGGGAATCCGGCCACTCTGGCTCGCGCCAAGATCGTACTTCGTGAGCTCGGCATCGACGATACCGGCCAACGTATCCAAGCTATCTTCGAGCATCGATGGCAGCCACTCGGAGAGCCGGGGCCGACACTCCCAGACGTGATCAGCTGGGCGGGCGTCGGCCGGTCGCACGCAGTCGAGCCCCGGGGCGACCATTACTCGCTGGCCTCCTCGCCGGTGGGGCGAATCGAGACACTTGCTGGGTCAACGGCTGCCAGTCGGCCTGCCAGGCCACGCCGATGCGGCTGGTCGTGTTTGGCGGGCCGGGTCGCTGGCGTATCGAACGTGGTGTCACACGCATAGCAGCGATACCGGTCGCTCGGCGTGTCGCTCGCGGGCTTGCCCCACGTGCCGGTCCGGGCGTGAATGTCCGTCCCGTCACAGGCGGGACAACACGTCAGCTCCCGGGGGGTGTCGTCGGCTGTCATTGGGGATTAGCTGGCCCGGACGCGGGCCGCGACTGTGGGTGGGCTCACGAGTCGGCTGCGTCATCGCGGGTGGCCTCGCTGGGGTGCTCCAGCGTCGTGTACCGAATCAGGAAGCTGGCCTCCTGGGCCAGAATCTCGTGGCCGGCGTCGGTCAGCCGGTACTGATTCGTCCGGCCATCCAGGGGCCGTTTCTCGACATAGCCCGCCTCGACGAGTGAATCCAGATTCTGGTAGATACGCGCGTGGCCGAGTGAGCCGTACTGTGTCTCCAGTTGTGTCTGGATGGCGGTGCCTTTCGCCGGCGTGTCGGCGACGGTCGCGAGGAGATGCAGTTGGAAGCGCGTCAGCTCTGTGTCGGCAGGCGCAGTCATTGGTGACCGCCTCCGGTGGTGGGGATCTGGCATGCGGTCGAGCGTAGCTGATGGCCTGGCTTGAGACTCAGTCGCTCGCTTCCCGGTTTCCGGATTGGGGTTGGTGTGCGGGCGGAACGCCTATCGGGGTGGGTGAACTGGGTGTACATGTCTCGGGTAGAGACCCCACGACGCGGCCGTGTTGGCGCACGGTCGCACCCTTTTCGTGGGCGCGCAATCCGCGTCTGAGAGTCACGACTGTTTCTATACAGCGAGGGTACTTAGTTATTTGCTGTACAGAAACAATACTGGCTCAGCGATTCTCCCTAGCAACTATGACGCAGGATAGGAAATATGAACGTAGATGCCAACGTCTGGGCCTGATAGAGAAGTAACTGATGAGCGTGTACTGTTAGAATTCATTCTGACAGCAGATCCAGCTATGTTCGCCAGCGAAGTAGCAGACAATCTCCCAGTGAGTCGGCAGAGAGTGACGACACTCCTAGACGATATGGAGAATGATGATGGGTGGGTTACATCTAAACATGCTTCGGGCCGTAGACTCTGGTGGCTGACTCCAACAGGCCGTAAGCAGGCAGCTGAGGAGTTACGCATGCGCTTGGACTAGTCCGGGCAAGAGGGAACCCACCATGCCTTTCCACTTCCCAGCCGTTTCGACTTGACTAATCCTTGAGATTCCATCCGGGCCAATCGTTGGTTTACTCTAGTACTCGTGAGGGGGATGTTTTCAGATAATTCAGTATTACTTACTACAGGATCTGGGTGATCCTTTACTGCTTGAAGCAATTCTCCATCTGTCACTTTTTGACCGTTATTGGCGGCTCCCATACCCACACTAATGTTTCTGTATGGAAAGCATTTATGGGTGTTGCGCTATAACAAATGAAATGAGAACGCGGTCGCTACGAAGCGAGTTAGCCCAGAATCGAAGGGTGTCACTCCGGTGTTCCAGCACCGAAGCGACCGGGTTTTCAACAGGTGAAACCCATGAGCAAATCACAGCCAGCCGGACAAGAACGTACCGGCCACGATGCGACCGTATCGACGACCAACCGCGACCCGGATGTCGGCCACCGACCGCCGTACTTCCGTCTGGGCCGAACCAACGGCCGCGATTACCTCGCGGACCTACGCACGCGCACGGTCCACGTAATCAACCCCGACGGCACCCGTCACCATCGCTACCATCTTAACGGCAAGTCGCTGGACGAATTCATGGAAGCCGTTGCATCGGCCCACGGCTGGGAGCGTCGCTCCTACGGTGGCGGCATCAAGGGCCTCATCGAGCGAGGGATGGACGCATGAGCGACGAGGACGCTGCAGATGGCAAAGAGGTAGCCGACGCCGGAGCCCGTGCGGGTGACAGCAACCCGGAAAGTGAAGCGAACGACACAGAGGAGGAATCGCCCATCCACTACGAGAGCCCCATCTCAGTCACGTACGTAACGGAGACGCACGATGTCCGGCGGATGCGCTTTGAGAAACTCGAGGATGGCTACATCCGGATCGAAGAGGAGTGGACCGGCTGCAAGTGGCATGTCACCGGCGAGGAGCATGTGTCCAGTGTTGCGGTGAACGACCGGCGTGAGCCGCTAGAGCCGCAGGGGACGCGAGTGTTCCGCGGGCCGTAGTCAACGAACACCGGGACATCGTCGCTCGCCAATTAGACAGTCTGAATTGCAGTGTCTGCTGATTCTGCTAATTCCCCAGCTGATTCAAACAGCTCCTCATACTGGCTTTGCTCGATTTCCTGCTGGTTCGCGATAGCTAAGCAGGATGCGGTTGTCTCCAATAGCTTGTCCCGCACATCAATGATAGCCTCTTCGTCGTGTGTACCGGGAATGGATGCCCATTGAAGCTTGAGCTGCTTGTAGTACGACTGGAATTCGTCCGTCGCAGTTTCAATGAACGCAGGGATTAGCTCCTCTCGTCTATTTCGAACGTCGCCCATAATTTGCTCTTCTGCAGAGTCGTCTTCAGCGAGCGCATGCTCAACCGCATCGAGGAGTTCTTGATCAAGATTGAGAGATTCACCCATCTCGATCAGATTATCAAACTCTTCCGGCGGCGGCGCTTGCTCGTTGAATCTCTCCTGCATGGCCTCATGTGACATTGCAGCAATCTGAATCTCTCTGGCCAATGTGACGACTTCACCGAGCCACGCTTTGATTTCCTCTTGTTCCTCTCGTCGCTCGCGATGGATTCGTTGTAGCTCCTCTTTCCCAAACGTCGCCACCACACTGAGGATGACAGCTGCGATGGCAGTTGGGATATCGATTACTGGGAAGCTAACCATGCTACAGCGTATCGGACTATCGTGTATATGTGTTAGCAAGGGGCGAAGTCATTGATACTGAGTTAGCCAAACAGAGCTGGGATGATAACTGACGTGTCGTGGGTTTATACAGTCGCCCGGCTTGGCTGCTGGTAATCACTATGTCTCAAGAACAGGAGCCGGCCGAGCGTCGCGAGCTGCCGATTGAACGAGGCTTTCCAATTGAACGAGTAAATGAAATAGCCGAAAAAGAAGGGCGAGCGAAGCAATGGTACCGCCCAATCTATACCATGCACAAGTGGTGGGCGCGGAGAATGGGCTCGATATTTCGTGCCATTTCACTCTACGCACTAATCGATGACCCAGATGATATTGAAATCCATGAACCAGGGGAAAACGACACACTGGATAACTTCGGAGGGTCACAAGATGAGATTGAAAGACTCATCGACCGAGTCGATATGTCTGATCCCGAATCTCTGTGGGGCATCTATCCTAAAGATGTACGTATAGACGACAAGAAAATCCTTGACCCGTTTATGGGGGGCGGGACTTCATTAGTTGAAGCCTCCCGCTTTGGCGTAGATGCTGATGGGTATGATCTTAATCCGGTGGCTTGGTTTGTTTCCAAGAAACAATTAGATGCCGGACAAGCTAACCGAGATGAGCTGGAAGCCGCATTCGAGAAGGTCAAAAGTGAGGTGGCGGATAAGTTACAGGAGTACTACAAAACCCCGTGTCCGAACGGGGATCACGAAGCGGATATCATGTATAATTTCTGGGTGAAGACGGTGGATTGTATTTCATGTGATCATGAAGTCTCGTTGTTTAATGACCATCGTTTGGCTGCTGGCCGCTATGATCATGATGATGAGGATGTCGTCATTTGCCCAGATTGTGACGATATTGTCCATGTTGACAGCTACCGGGAGAGCTCAATCTGCGAAAGCTGTGGGTACGAATGGATACCCAGTGAAGGGAACACGCGAAGGGGAGGAAGCTATGTTTGCTCTGATTGTGGGCAAAAATACAGTATAGTGGATGCAATCGAAGAGCAAGGTCAATACGGTCTTGAGCTGTATGCCATTGAATACTATTGCGAGACTTGTGATTCTTCAGGCGAGCCGAGAGGCGTGTACAAGGGATACAAGAGTGTAGGCCAGACTGATCTGGACCGGTTTTCACTGGCACAAACAGATTGGAACACTAACCAGGGGTTGCATGAATATATCCCTGATGAGGAAATTCCAGAAGGTGCTATAACCGCTGCTTCTGAAGTCTCTGGTAATGACCTTTTTCAGCATAATATCACTCACTGGAAAGATATGTACAACGACCGACAACTGTTGTGTCTCGCCACGCTATTGGAGTCTATCAGCAATATAGAAAATGACGATGCTAGGGAATTCCTGTTGCTAACCTTTTCTGAATCGCTTAATTACAACACAATGATGAATATATACAATCCGAACTACAACAAAAACACAAATATATTCAAAAACAATTCGTTCGCGCCACCCACTGAGCCGATTGAAAATAACGTATGGGGAACTGAGTACGGCACTGGCACATTTACGTCAATGTGGGATATGGTGATGAGGGGGGTCGAATACGCGAATGCGCCAACCGAGCGTTACATCGAAGACGGAGAAACGAAGGAAACGCCACCGTTTGCACAGCCGATTGGTGAGAATACATCGGTTCACCAGGGTGATATGCGACTTATCGACGCTGAAGACGAGTATGACGCAGTCATCACCGACCCGCCATACTACGACAATATCATCTATTCGGAAGTCTCCGACTACTTCTACGTCTGGCAAAAGATTCTCCTCGAAGATGAAT is drawn from Halosegnis longus and contains these coding sequences:
- a CDS encoding AAA family ATPase yields the protein MAVWRINVNDTEDNPRPDRGARPLHAGEAVTYSADYYDQADKPRSGDAIFAHHSRTATLIAYGTVRSDEPRVVDTDAQKHYDGAAENTIDVDWHYILPESRAVPVSDVNDLLDNYVDWRHTVTELCDEEQLPKLVERVQTQARKPFTRPEPSERQPLVESGDYEFNLSAIHSALTQFGDLAATPTGDEYAPAAEALLEYFCDWGPYREGDITGHVEELDLTDEELTAAFDTWTSDIAVALEEEFQILDTATSDDDPIDIDPDLIAALAREMGLGTFPDTTHEYLLNYLWDTARHLRILDVEPERDKRNEVSIFKAAMGELPDGLIDHYRGDDDDQQTLTTVRQELVNAHLSGRLSEKKYEATLRDFGSDTTGKTSWRPYTILGGVYYTLLAPRIKHHLRMLATVLESAVGGDSLRTEIQDFRRGPTNLKQLARITIIPDEPGTGPDDHFQISLAIKPDTVRYGLDVGNNAVDSRRRQYRELETRGWASRPIRLPAIRAHIDAVAETFTRYNTYGPESVDDSIVDPTTELTATLEPDGIDTLHFPATMRETTASLLQKVEAALNSGNHIIFTGPPGTGKTELAEQAAAQLHGADDSPYTGTHLTTATADWSTFETVGGYMPERDEQSDQELAFRPGQLLRRWMQQGQQRNDLMVIDEINRADIDKAFGQLFTVLSGQRVTLPYENAQEEEITVRPATEADAPEPGDAHSEGALSEYVVPSSWRLLATMNSYDKTSLFDMSYAFMRRFTFIRVDAPPIPDADETEPTPAEFLDGYLDGWTDIELAAEGAAATGVLQAWRIMNGSESARSLGPAIAKDMLGYVQRLPHNTKATTERAVADAVVGYVFPQLEGMLETKRTPVIDELAGASHIDAETIRAGAREQFR
- a CDS encoding PadR family transcriptional regulator; this encodes MTAPADTELTRFQLHLLATVADTPAKGTAIQTQLETQYGSLGHARIYQNLDSLVEAGYVEKRPLDGRTNQYRLTDAGHEILAQEASFLIRYTTLEHPSEATRDDAADS
- a CDS encoding winged helix-turn-helix domain-containing protein; this encodes MGAANNGQKVTDGELLQAVKDHPDPVVSNTELSENIPLTSTRVNQRLARMESQGLVKSKRLGSGKAWWVPSCPD
- a CDS encoding DUF1156 domain-containing protein, with translation MSQEQEPAERRELPIERGFPIERVNEIAEKEGRAKQWYRPIYTMHKWWARRMGSIFRAISLYALIDDPDDIEIHEPGENDTLDNFGGSQDEIERLIDRVDMSDPESLWGIYPKDVRIDDKKILDPFMGGGTSLVEASRFGVDADGYDLNPVAWFVSKKQLDAGQANRDELEAAFEKVKSEVADKLQEYYKTPCPNGDHEADIMYNFWVKTVDCISCDHEVSLFNDHRLAAGRYDHDDEDVVICPDCDDIVHVDSYRESSICESCGYEWIPSEGNTRRGGSYVCSDCGQKYSIVDAIEEQGQYGLELYAIEYYCETCDSSGEPRGVYKGYKSVGQTDLDRFSLAQTDWNTNQGLHEYIPDEEIPEGAITAASEVSGNDLFQHNITHWKDMYNDRQLLCLATLLESISNIENDDAREFLLLTFSESLNYNTMMNIYNPNYNKNTNIFKNNSFAPPTEPIENNVWGTEYGTGTFTSMWDMVMRGVEYANAPTERYIEDGETKETPPFAQPIGENTSVHQGDMRLIDAEDEYDAVITDPPYYDNIIYSEVSDYFYVWQKILLEDEYEGFDQDKTPRAGSIVANPYLGKGSEEFESELHEAFTAIHQALKDDGVLTFTYHHNDPESWGELLESLCDVGFEVTATYPVSADTNKFITGEAVEFDIIIVARPAGDREPVSWRNLRRRILNTTKQTHARLTENRELSQGDIGVIEMGRAFHEYSKHHGEVRQGDSIMDAKDVVEQIYGILQEASEVGELDVYIDMLSDPDPSYSELNMLTKGTDANPDRLRDMKLYRMDGGDFELLDWQDDDRIAYIQSRTNSDTESLTPLDKAHLLRYKYERGESWENLIEKWGVSDGLRDMCENLADATGDDTYRRLLGGDASIQSFD